A stretch of Candidatus Zixiibacteriota bacterium DNA encodes these proteins:
- a CDS encoding DUF362 domain-containing protein encodes MIDFKGSINRRDFLRGAAYTGLAAAMGLSSDFCWATTETKKTRVVLIRNSDVIDTSGNIDSRILGEMLDRAVVKLTDKASPLEAWRQLISPSDTLGIKSNEWGPLPTPPELEQAIKDRALDIGIPAENIDIDDRNVLYSDVFLNSTALINVRPLRTHHWSGIGGCLKNYIMFVPKPHEYHDDSCADLAALWDLPLVKGKTRLNVLAVLTPQFHNIGAHHFDKKYIWQYKGLLVGNDPVAVDAVGVHLLEAKRGLYFKEDKPILPPPHHVVYGEIRHKLGVCNPAKIELVRLGWQEDVLI; translated from the coding sequence ATGATTGATTTCAAAGGCTCAATCAACCGGCGTGATTTTCTTCGCGGCGCTGCCTACACAGGTCTGGCTGCAGCTATGGGTTTATCATCAGATTTTTGCTGGGCAACTACGGAAACCAAAAAGACAAGAGTAGTGCTTATTCGCAATAGCGATGTAATAGACACAAGCGGCAATATTGATTCCAGGATTTTGGGGGAGATGCTTGACCGGGCAGTTGTAAAGCTTACAGATAAAGCCTCCCCACTTGAGGCTTGGAGGCAATTAATCAGTCCTTCTGATACCTTGGGAATTAAAAGCAATGAATGGGGTCCATTACCGACACCGCCGGAGCTGGAGCAGGCTATTAAAGATCGAGCTTTGGATATAGGCATCCCTGCTGAGAATATTGATATTGATGATAGGAATGTATTATATAGCGATGTATTTTTAAATTCAACTGCGCTAATAAATGTCCGTCCCTTGCGAACACATCATTGGTCGGGTATCGGGGGTTGCCTGAAAAATTATATTATGTTTGTGCCAAAGCCGCATGAATACCACGATGATTCATGCGCAGATCTGGCAGCGCTCTGGGATTTGCCGCTTGTTAAGGGCAAAACACGGCTGAACGTTCTGGCAGTTCTTACTCCCCAATTTCATAATATAGGAGCTCATCACTTTGACAAAAAGTACATCTGGCAATACAAAGGCTTGTTGGTTGGTAATGACCCTGTTGCCGTTGATGCTGTTGGGGTACATTTATTAGAGGCTAAGAGAGGGCTGTATTTCAAAGAGGATAAGCCTATTCTACCGCCGCCGCACCATGTGGTTTATGGCGAGATAAGGCATAAGCTCGGTGTTTGCAACCCGGCCAAAATTGAACTGGTCCGGCTTGGCTGGCAGGAGGATGTGCTTATTTAG